Proteins from a single region of Chloroherpeton thalassium ATCC 35110:
- the purM gene encoding phosphoribosylformylglycinamidine cyclo-ligase has translation MDYKQSGVDIDAGEELVRRIKPLVRQTFTPGALSDIGAFGGFFELDFSAYKKPVLVSSVDGVGTKIKVAAALKKYDTIGTCLVNHCTNDILVCGAKPLYFLDYYACGKLSPDDAENVVRGIVNGCKENDAALIGGETAEMPGIYGADDFDLAGTIVGVVEKDQILNGRSIKEGDVLIGLPSTGLHTNGYSLARRIFEGRLNEHSESLGKTIGESLLEIHRSYLNPIHPMLDWAEIKGLAHITGGGLVGNTMRIIPNGLKLNIDWNAWPNLPIFEMIQKDGNVPTEDMRRTFNLGVGLVIVTEKTQADKIFTHLKTVGETPYMIGEVAVA, from the coding sequence ATGGATTACAAACAATCTGGAGTAGATATTGACGCGGGTGAAGAATTGGTTCGCCGCATTAAACCGCTTGTCAGACAAACCTTTACGCCTGGCGCACTGAGCGATATTGGCGCGTTCGGCGGCTTTTTTGAACTAGATTTTTCGGCCTACAAAAAGCCGGTGCTGGTGAGCAGCGTAGATGGCGTTGGCACGAAAATCAAAGTGGCGGCTGCCTTAAAAAAATACGACACGATTGGCACTTGTTTGGTAAATCATTGCACCAACGACATTTTGGTTTGCGGCGCAAAACCGCTCTACTTTCTTGATTATTATGCCTGCGGAAAGCTCTCTCCAGACGACGCCGAAAATGTGGTTCGCGGCATTGTCAATGGCTGTAAGGAAAATGACGCGGCGCTCATCGGCGGCGAAACAGCGGAAATGCCCGGCATTTACGGCGCAGACGATTTTGATCTTGCCGGCACCATTGTGGGCGTCGTAGAAAAAGATCAGATTTTAAATGGCCGTTCTATCAAAGAAGGCGATGTGCTGATTGGCCTTCCATCTACTGGGTTGCACACGAACGGCTACTCGCTGGCGCGGCGCATATTCGAAGGTCGACTCAACGAACATTCCGAATCGCTTGGAAAAACGATCGGCGAATCGCTACTTGAAATTCATCGCTCTTATCTGAACCCGATTCATCCGATGCTCGATTGGGCGGAAATCAAAGGCTTGGCGCACATCACCGGCGGCGGACTCGTCGGCAACACCATGCGCATCATTCCCAACGGCTTGAAATTGAACATCGACTGGAACGCTTGGCCGAACCTGCCCATTTTTGAGATGATTCAAAAAGACGGCAATGTGCCGACCGAAGACATGCGCCGCACGTTCAATCTCGGAGTCGGCTTGGTGATTGTCACAGAGAAAACACAGGCGGACAAAATTTTCACGCATCTGAAAACCGTTGGTGAAACGCCATACATGATCGGCGAAGTGGCCGTCGCATAA
- a CDS encoding restriction endonuclease has translation MSVLKHDFTEQMIAILDRHTSGQGEALLNTSALLQYLNIKTKAANRGSKSRAGFANHYALYVLLEDYLNGNFDKTGGYANYDGAKFTDLLRRQRELPFGKKLQNHALNHRLNEEFKKYFPTCRQLPVIRDAESNRYWINEHLIISGRFNLARPMMEIIAAYVEARQRAFFEFTAYCRELIDLQEESPEKAVQFVKSLFRPNVDARIFEIASFAVLKEYYAGQKIYWGHSPKDLVEDPLILYKTGRTNANDGGIDFVMKPLGRFFQVTETTDVEKYFLDIDKVQRYPITFVVKSNASCEEILEKIAGQAEAKYHIKAVVEKYLASIEEVINIPALVEIFEKVLQAGKTKRVVEEIELQSRVEFNVEAEEQDVLAFEKTKKNLPKTRPDIKF, from the coding sequence GTGTCAGTTCTTAAACATGACTTCACCGAGCAAATGATCGCCATACTCGACCGACACACAAGCGGTCAGGGCGAGGCGCTGTTAAATACGTCCGCACTCCTTCAATATCTCAACATCAAAACAAAAGCGGCAAATCGCGGTTCAAAGTCCCGAGCCGGTTTTGCCAATCACTACGCGCTTTATGTCCTTCTTGAAGATTATCTCAACGGCAATTTTGATAAAACCGGCGGTTACGCAAATTACGACGGCGCGAAATTCACCGACCTGCTACGCCGGCAGCGCGAATTGCCGTTCGGTAAAAAACTACAAAACCATGCTTTAAACCACCGACTTAACGAGGAGTTCAAAAAATATTTTCCTACCTGTCGGCAGTTACCCGTCATCCGAGACGCCGAAAGCAATCGATATTGGATAAACGAACATCTGATTATTTCCGGTCGCTTTAATCTCGCGCGACCGATGATGGAAATCATCGCTGCGTATGTTGAGGCAAGGCAACGCGCTTTTTTCGAGTTTACGGCCTATTGCCGAGAGCTGATTGACCTACAAGAAGAATCGCCGGAAAAGGCGGTTCAATTTGTCAAAAGCCTGTTTCGCCCCAATGTCGACGCTCGCATATTTGAAATAGCAAGCTTCGCCGTTCTCAAAGAATATTATGCGGGGCAAAAAATTTATTGGGGACATTCGCCGAAAGACCTTGTTGAAGACCCGTTGATTTTATACAAAACCGGCAGAACAAATGCCAACGACGGCGGCATCGATTTCGTGATGAAGCCGCTCGGTCGTTTTTTTCAAGTAACGGAAACGACGGATGTGGAGAAATATTTTTTGGACATTGATAAGGTGCAACGCTACCCGATTACGTTTGTGGTAAAAAGCAACGCTTCGTGCGAAGAAATATTGGAGAAAATCGCAGGGCAAGCCGAAGCCAAATATCATATCAAGGCCGTCGTCGAAAAATATCTTGCCTCAATTGAGGAAGTGATCAACATACCGGCGCTCGTTGAGATTTTTGAAAAGGTGTTGCAAGCCGGAAAAACGAAGCGAGTCGTTGAAGAAATCGAGCTTCAAAGTCGTGTTGAGTTTAATGTTGAAGCTGAGGAACAAGATGTTTTAGCTTTTGAAAAGACGAAAAAGAATTTGCCGAAAACGCGCCCCGATATCAAGTTTTGA
- a CDS encoding NADH-quinone oxidoreductase subunit N produces the protein MLEDFLKVMPLMTASGISILLILVEAATKNARITRLFAILGFLLVFLSLPFSPSEPDFAFSNMLQSGGFFTYTATVFSIGGLLITLISDKYLEMEDAHHGEYYIILFMAVVGMMLMSAAANLTILFIGLELMSIALYVLAGIMRDDQRSNEAAIKYFLLGAFASGIFLYGIALIYGATGTLYIPQISDHLAKNGFDTLFLSGIALLMIGLLFKVAAVPFHQWSPDVYEGSPTVATAFMATGAKAAALSSMILVGISIAPILETFTAWPTAIAMIATLTMFFGNIAALIQTNLKRMFAYSSIAHAGYMLIGIATGTDSGYAGVLYYIFLYTLMNIGAFGIIILVEQKHQFSELADYEGFFSRAPLLAFLMAMFMFSLAGIPPFGGFIAKYNVFSAAVQADMTWLAVAGVIASAVSVSYYLRVVIAMFMKDTKKQKLNPDPTATATIALVAFLVLLFGIYPSLLIEYTQHALAFAMK, from the coding sequence ATGCTTGAGGATTTCTTAAAAGTCATGCCGTTGATGACGGCTTCGGGTATCAGCATTTTGTTGATTTTAGTTGAGGCTGCCACAAAAAATGCACGCATTACGCGGCTCTTCGCAATCCTTGGTTTTTTGCTTGTGTTTCTTTCCCTGCCCTTTTCGCCGAGTGAGCCGGATTTTGCCTTCAGCAACATGCTCCAAAGTGGCGGCTTTTTTACTTACACCGCGACTGTTTTTTCGATAGGCGGCCTGCTAATTACGCTCATTTCCGATAAGTATTTGGAAATGGAAGACGCCCACCACGGTGAATATTACATTATTCTTTTCATGGCGGTTGTCGGCATGATGCTCATGAGCGCTGCTGCGAATTTGACCATTCTTTTTATCGGGTTGGAACTGATGTCCATTGCGCTGTACGTTTTGGCTGGCATCATGAGAGACGATCAACGCTCAAACGAAGCAGCCATTAAATATTTCTTGCTGGGCGCGTTTGCATCGGGCATTTTCCTCTACGGCATCGCGCTGATTTACGGCGCAACCGGCACGCTCTACATTCCCCAAATTTCGGATCATCTCGCCAAAAATGGCTTCGACACGCTGTTTTTATCTGGCATTGCGCTTTTAATGATCGGCCTTCTTTTCAAAGTAGCCGCCGTGCCTTTTCACCAATGGTCACCGGATGTGTATGAAGGCTCTCCAACGGTCGCCACAGCATTTATGGCAACCGGCGCAAAAGCAGCAGCACTCAGTTCGATGATTCTTGTTGGGATTTCAATCGCTCCGATTTTAGAAACTTTCACGGCTTGGCCAACGGCCATTGCAATGATCGCCACGCTCACGATGTTTTTTGGAAATATCGCCGCGCTCATTCAAACCAATTTGAAACGCATGTTTGCGTACTCCTCCATTGCGCATGCCGGCTACATGCTGATTGGAATTGCTACCGGAACAGATTCAGGCTATGCTGGCGTGCTTTACTACATTTTTCTTTACACATTGATGAACATCGGCGCGTTTGGAATTATCATTTTGGTGGAACAAAAACACCAGTTTAGCGAACTTGCCGACTATGAAGGTTTTTTTTCACGCGCGCCACTTTTGGCTTTTTTGATGGCCATGTTCATGTTTAGCCTTGCCGGAATCCCGCCTTTTGGTGGATTCATCGCGAAGTACAATGTTTTTTCAGCTGCTGTCCAAGCCGACATGACCTGGCTTGCTGTGGCTGGCGTAATCGCCAGCGCGGTTTCTGTCTCCTACTACCTTCGCGTTGTTATTGCGATGTTCATGAAAGACACCAAAAAGCAAAAGCTGAACCCCGACCCCACAGCAACTGCAACCATTGCGTTGGTCGCTTTCTTGGTTTTGCTTTTCGGCATCTATCCTTCACTGCTTATCGAATACACCCAACATGCTCTTGCTTTCGCGATGAAATAA
- a CDS encoding WD40 repeat domain-containing protein produces MKWIKFLLSLPVLFFFIMATAYGQYKATLVQTFTGHVAGIRSIAFSPDGKFIASASADNTVRIWNVKEMKIERSIWKAHRLPVTVVAFSPDGKYVASGSDDKTIKIWDISKGVAVKELKGHRTGIRGLAYSPDGKHLVSSDFDPTLHVWSIETGKEILKKPAHALPFFSIDFNHSGNLMATASMDNLINLWNAKDLTLIRSYGGHSDIVFQAKFSKNSTLLASCSRDSTVKIWEVDSTASSTSSYLRTPEKLTFKGHSDYVLTVAFHPNNDLVASGSADKTVKLWSISENKEVQTLTGHTASVQSIAFSGDGKYLATAGSDHNIMLWRIK; encoded by the coding sequence ATGAAATGGATAAAATTTTTGCTCTCTCTCCCGGTGCTCTTCTTTTTTATCATGGCCACCGCTTATGGCCAATACAAAGCCACTTTGGTGCAAACTTTTACCGGACATGTCGCCGGCATTAGAAGCATCGCGTTTAGCCCGGATGGAAAGTTCATTGCAAGTGCCAGCGCCGACAACACCGTTCGCATTTGGAATGTCAAAGAAATGAAAATCGAGCGATCGATTTGGAAAGCGCACCGGCTACCCGTCACAGTGGTCGCATTCAGTCCCGATGGAAAATATGTCGCAAGCGGCAGCGATGACAAAACCATCAAGATTTGGGACATTTCGAAAGGGGTCGCCGTGAAAGAACTCAAAGGCCATCGAACGGGAATTCGCGGCCTGGCCTACTCGCCCGACGGAAAGCACTTGGTCAGCTCCGATTTTGATCCAACCCTTCACGTTTGGTCGATTGAAACAGGTAAAGAAATTTTGAAGAAACCCGCTCATGCTTTGCCCTTTTTCTCGATTGACTTTAACCATTCAGGCAACCTGATGGCCACAGCCAGCATGGACAACCTCATCAACCTTTGGAACGCCAAAGATCTCACCTTGATTCGCTCTTATGGAGGACACAGCGACATCGTTTTTCAAGCAAAATTCAGCAAAAATAGCACCTTGCTCGCCAGCTGCAGCCGTGATTCAACCGTCAAAATTTGGGAAGTGGATTCCACCGCGTCTTCAACATCAAGCTACCTGAGAACACCTGAAAAATTGACATTTAAAGGACACAGCGATTATGTCCTAACGGTTGCTTTTCACCCGAACAATGATTTGGTAGCCAGTGGCAGCGCCGATAAAACCGTGAAACTTTGGTCGATTAGCGAAAACAAAGAAGTCCAAACTTTAACAGGCCACACCGCATCGGTTCAGTCGATTGCGTTTAGCGGTGATGGAAAATACTTAGCCACTGCGGGCAGCGATCACAACATTATGCTTTGGCGCATCAAATGA
- a CDS encoding ABC transporter substrate-binding protein, producing MPKIGYVQMLEDATIDEAKRGFFDALAEAGYEKDKNIKIDIQNAQNDMVLLNQILDKFIADKVSLIAANTTVATIAAVQKTKDIPVCMMVAPRPDIAKLTDKEGNAPANLCGTFETLDYIDTSIALIKQVFPQAKKVGTVFNFTEPNSINARTRLQLMCDSLGLELVEASLASSNETQQVVESVLANDVDVFFALPDNIIFSSFETVYKLTSEKNIPIVSSEMGLVKRGAFIAFGADFYEWGKQAGESAVHVLKGEQNVKPTEVKIRKRVYNEETAQALGLTPPEGFEKLD from the coding sequence ATGCCCAAAATCGGTTATGTTCAAATGCTTGAAGACGCCACGATCGATGAAGCAAAGCGCGGCTTTTTTGATGCGCTTGCAGAAGCCGGCTACGAAAAGGATAAAAACATCAAGATTGACATTCAAAATGCGCAAAACGATATGGTTTTGCTCAATCAAATTCTGGACAAATTCATTGCTGATAAAGTTAGCCTAATTGCGGCCAACACCACTGTGGCCACAATTGCTGCTGTCCAAAAAACGAAAGATATTCCGGTTTGCATGATGGTTGCCCCAAGACCCGACATTGCGAAACTGACCGACAAAGAAGGCAACGCACCGGCAAATCTTTGCGGCACATTCGAAACGCTTGATTATATCGATACCAGCATTGCGCTCATCAAACAAGTTTTTCCTCAAGCCAAAAAAGTTGGCACGGTTTTTAACTTTACCGAACCCAATTCCATTAATGCACGCACACGCTTGCAACTCATGTGCGATTCACTCGGCCTTGAGCTGGTCGAAGCTTCGCTCGCCTCGTCCAACGAAACCCAGCAGGTTGTCGAGTCAGTTCTGGCCAATGACGTTGATGTGTTTTTTGCCCTTCCCGATAACATCATTTTCTCAAGCTTCGAAACGGTTTATAAGCTTACCAGCGAAAAAAATATTCCGATCGTCTCCAGCGAAATGGGCTTGGTAAAGCGAGGGGCGTTCATTGCCTTTGGCGCTGATTTTTATGAATGGGGCAAGCAAGCCGGAGAATCTGCGGTTCATGTGTTAAAAGGCGAACAAAATGTTAAGCCAACAGAAGTTAAAATCAGAAAGCGCGTTTATAACGAAGAAACGGCTCAAGCGCTTGGCCTTACGCCACCCGAAGGCTTTGAAAAGCTGGATTAG
- the modD gene encoding ModD protein: MTVFISDEEISKFIQEDVPYFDLTTLALGIAEKKGKITYHTRHETVACGTEEAARVLEKCGAKVTTLVPSGSLLSDGELMLEAEGAAGTLHTAWKVSLNLLEYMSGVATRTNKLVTLARRENPNITVAITRKIFPGTKSLSVKAVLAGGAHLHRLGLSETVLVFKQHLVFMGGLSEFLHQLEALKIECKEKKIGIEVDNEAQAFEVAEAGVDMVQFDKIPANDLTKTVSNLKAKYPSLQIAAAGGINGENVREYAATGVDILVTTWPYFGKPADIQAKMHTLDIVV; the protein is encoded by the coding sequence ATGACTGTATTTATTTCGGATGAAGAGATTTCAAAATTTATCCAAGAGGACGTCCCTTATTTCGATTTAACCACGCTTGCGCTCGGCATTGCGGAAAAAAAGGGAAAAATCACTTACCATACGCGCCATGAAACAGTCGCGTGCGGCACGGAAGAAGCCGCACGCGTTTTGGAAAAATGTGGTGCAAAAGTAACAACGCTTGTGCCGTCGGGAAGTTTGCTTTCGGACGGTGAGCTTATGCTCGAAGCCGAAGGTGCGGCGGGCACATTGCACACGGCGTGGAAAGTCAGTTTGAACTTGCTTGAGTACATGTCGGGCGTTGCCACGCGAACCAATAAATTGGTCACGCTGGCAAGACGCGAAAACCCGAACATCACGGTTGCTATCACGCGAAAAATTTTCCCTGGAACAAAATCACTTTCGGTCAAAGCTGTACTGGCGGGCGGAGCGCATTTGCATCGCTTGGGCTTATCCGAAACGGTTTTGGTTTTCAAGCAGCATCTTGTTTTTATGGGCGGATTGAGTGAGTTCCTTCATCAGCTTGAGGCGCTGAAAATAGAATGCAAGGAAAAGAAAATTGGAATTGAAGTTGATAACGAAGCCCAAGCCTTCGAAGTAGCTGAAGCTGGTGTAGATATGGTTCAGTTCGACAAAATTCCCGCGAACGATTTAACCAAAACTGTTTCGAATTTAAAAGCGAAGTATCCATCGCTTCAAATTGCCGCAGCTGGCGGCATCAATGGGGAAAATGTGCGAGAATACGCTGCCACTGGCGTTGACATACTGGTAACGACTTGGCCGTATTTCGGCAAGCCCGCCGACATTCAAGCCAAAATGCACACTCTCGACATTGTCGTTTAA
- the yhdJ gene encoding adenine-specific DNA-methyltransferase yields the protein MAKFENKNHVIYHGDAIDILQREIADESIDLVFVDPPYNIGKKFSDFHDKWPSDTDYAEWAYRWIDECIRILKPTGTLYLMSGTQAMPYFDLYVRDKLTVLGRLVWAYDSSGVQAKKYFGSMYEPILHCVKDAKAYCFNADDILVEAKTGAKRKLIDYRGEVPKPYNTQKVPGNVWEFPRVRYRMDEYEDHPSQKPMVLLERIVRASSNAGDIVLDPFAGTFTAAAVAKAFGRKSVSIESQEKYLKIGLRRILDMTEYQGEKLDAVKKNTKIKNRRGVKYEETTGELFSVSS from the coding sequence ATGGCGAAGTTTGAAAACAAAAATCATGTCATCTATCACGGCGATGCGATAGACATCTTGCAACGGGAAATAGCCGACGAGTCGATAGATTTGGTTTTTGTTGACCCGCCATATAATATCGGAAAAAAGTTTTCCGATTTCCACGACAAGTGGCCGTCGGATACGGATTACGCCGAATGGGCTTATCGCTGGATTGACGAGTGCATAAGGATTTTAAAGCCGACCGGCACGTTGTATCTAATGTCCGGCACTCAGGCGATGCCTTACTTTGACTTGTATGTAAGAGATAAGCTGACCGTTCTCGGTCGCCTCGTCTGGGCGTATGACAGTTCGGGCGTTCAAGCTAAAAAATATTTCGGCTCAATGTATGAGCCGATTTTGCATTGCGTGAAAGATGCCAAGGCTTATTGCTTTAATGCAGACGATATTCTCGTTGAGGCAAAAACCGGAGCGAAAAGAAAGCTCATCGATTATCGCGGTGAAGTCCCGAAACCCTACAATACACAAAAAGTGCCAGGCAATGTTTGGGAGTTTCCAAGAGTTCGTTATCGCATGGACGAATATGAAGACCATCCGTCTCAAAAACCCATGGTGTTGTTGGAACGCATCGTTCGCGCAAGCAGCAACGCCGGCGATATCGTTTTAGACCCGTTTGCCGGCACATTTACCGCCGCTGCCGTCGCCAAGGCGTTCGGGCGAAAAAGCGTTAGCATTGAATCGCAAGAAAAATATCTCAAAATCGGATTGCGCCGCATCTTAGATATGACCGAATATCAAGGGGAAAAATTGGACGCGGTCAAAAAAAATACAAAAATCAAAAATAGGCGCGGCGTGAAATACGAAGAGACAACGGGAGAACTGTTCAGTGTCAGTTCTTAA
- a CDS encoding complex I subunit 4 family protein — protein MSGSFLSVAIFLPLILGLPLFLFPSKSETAIKSYTFVVSLLTFLVSCFLFYQFDVNKGLQFQHEALTHWLGANMDISYLVALDGISILLFVFTAFLFPIVIASSWNDVHKQTREYHFFMLMLETGILGVFASTDLFLFYIFWEAMLIPMYFIIGIWGGKNKIYAATKFFIYTMVGSLLMLVGIIYLGYLGAEVNGGIFTTNYEKLRSLHLSSSTESLLFWLFGISFFIKVPLFPLHTWLPDAHTEAPTAGSVVLAGVLLKMGTYGLIRFNLSLFPHASYEFASLISILAVIGIIYGALVAMVQPDVKKLVAYSSVSHLGFVVLGIFACTEEALQGAIIQMINHGLSTGLLFMLIGMIYSRRHTRQIADFGGIKKSMPTFAAFFLIATLASVGLPGLNGFIGEFLILIGSFNSAVLSSSYFAIFAAVGVILSAVYMLPMFQKVFLGDITHEENRTLVDLSGREIAVSALMILFIVWIGFFPSPFMKLSDKSAKETVEHVLNTNEIQSAALSQKH, from the coding sequence ATGAGCGGCTCTTTTCTCTCCGTAGCGATTTTTTTACCCCTTATTCTTGGATTACCGCTTTTTTTATTTCCCAGTAAAAGCGAGACGGCCATTAAAAGCTACACGTTCGTTGTTTCGCTCCTGACTTTTTTGGTCAGTTGCTTTTTGTTTTACCAATTTGATGTAAACAAAGGCCTGCAGTTCCAGCACGAGGCGCTCACGCATTGGCTCGGCGCGAATATGGATATCAGCTACCTTGTTGCGCTGGATGGGATTTCAATTTTGTTGTTTGTTTTTACCGCATTTCTTTTTCCCATCGTTATTGCCAGTTCCTGGAATGATGTTCACAAGCAAACGCGCGAGTACCATTTTTTCATGCTCATGCTTGAAACTGGCATCCTGGGCGTGTTTGCCTCAACCGACCTTTTTCTTTTCTATATTTTTTGGGAAGCCATGCTTATTCCCATGTACTTTATCATTGGAATTTGGGGCGGGAAAAATAAAATCTATGCGGCAACCAAATTCTTTATCTACACCATGGTCGGCTCGCTTTTGATGCTCGTCGGCATCATTTATCTCGGCTATCTGGGCGCGGAAGTTAACGGCGGCATTTTTACCACGAACTACGAAAAACTCCGATCGCTCCATCTTTCGTCCTCAACCGAATCATTGCTTTTTTGGCTCTTCGGCATTAGCTTTTTCATTAAAGTCCCGCTTTTTCCGCTGCACACTTGGTTGCCCGACGCACACACCGAAGCGCCAACTGCCGGCTCAGTTGTTCTCGCAGGCGTACTTTTGAAAATGGGAACTTATGGTCTTATCCGCTTTAATCTGTCACTTTTTCCACACGCTTCTTATGAATTTGCTTCGCTGATTTCCATCTTGGCCGTCATTGGCATTATTTATGGCGCACTTGTTGCGATGGTGCAACCGGATGTAAAAAAGCTGGTTGCGTATTCGTCAGTTAGCCATTTAGGCTTTGTCGTGCTTGGAATTTTCGCCTGCACCGAAGAGGCCTTGCAAGGCGCGATTATTCAAATGATTAATCACGGCCTTTCAACTGGCCTGCTCTTCATGCTCATCGGCATGATTTATTCCCGCCGTCACACGCGCCAAATCGCGGATTTTGGCGGCATCAAAAAATCCATGCCGACTTTTGCCGCATTTTTCCTTATTGCCACGCTGGCATCGGTTGGTTTGCCAGGCTTGAACGGGTTTATTGGTGAATTTCTTATTCTAATTGGCTCGTTCAATTCGGCGGTTTTGAGCAGCAGCTACTTCGCAATTTTTGCGGCAGTCGGGGTGATTCTTTCGGCTGTTTATATGCTACCGATGTTTCAAAAAGTTTTTTTAGGCGACATTACCCATGAGGAAAATCGCACGTTAGTTGATTTGTCAGGGCGAGAAATTGCGGTCTCTGCCTTGATGATTCTTTTTATCGTCTGGATTGGTTTTTTCCCATCTCCCTTTATGAAACTTTCCGATAAATCAGCAAAAGAGACAGTGGAACATGTTCTGAACACAAATGAAATTCAATCCGCTGCTTTATCTCAAAAACATTAA
- a CDS encoding OmpP1/FadL family transporter: MKKFVFVILVAFSSLHSQMLFASGGSLYSRFGLGDIQYASSALAAGMGGAGLALADSRYINRVNPALLSVLKETRLSGDFYYAKFLGETDFASASQASGGFYGTGIAFPVSGFVFSAGLYPYSLCNYQQVESGTISTVEGTTSEYEFTYEGSGGLSYVPLSIGLMPLSSERFGNIRLGFSLNFMFGTFEKMAKSRYDDYSFEDSDFEANDHLTGQTFTAGFVYESKVGLFSESDQLSVGFVFNSSDKLSADRETIISASAGTDTISTSNSVVKLPESYALGFGYVVNPQLRFALDASFQKWGDFTYFNEDVSYAKDAKRISFGSEWTPSQNKRASWFKRQTYRAGFYVNQSYLTVADEDINEIGLTLGMGFPISDVSSVVDINMEYAMRGTTANGLIDERIFKIKISLNAGEKWFLQPIIE; the protein is encoded by the coding sequence GTGAAAAAATTTGTTTTTGTTATTTTGGTCGCTTTTTCTTCGTTGCATAGCCAAATGCTGTTTGCAAGCGGAGGTTCTTTGTATTCTCGTTTTGGCCTTGGCGACATTCAATACGCGTCTTCAGCGCTTGCTGCTGGAATGGGCGGCGCAGGATTGGCTCTGGCCGATTCCCGATATATTAACCGCGTCAACCCTGCATTGCTTTCTGTTCTCAAAGAAACACGGCTTTCCGGCGATTTTTACTACGCTAAATTTTTAGGGGAAACGGACTTTGCCTCGGCCAGTCAAGCAAGTGGCGGATTTTATGGTACAGGAATTGCTTTTCCCGTGTCGGGATTTGTGTTTTCAGCGGGGCTTTATCCTTATTCTCTCTGTAATTACCAGCAAGTAGAATCCGGCACTATTTCCACAGTTGAAGGAACGACTTCCGAGTATGAATTTACCTATGAAGGCTCTGGCGGTTTAAGTTATGTCCCGCTTTCCATTGGATTAATGCCACTTTCGAGCGAGCGCTTCGGAAATATCCGGCTTGGCTTCTCTTTGAATTTCATGTTTGGCACATTTGAGAAAATGGCAAAAAGCCGCTATGACGATTACTCGTTTGAAGATTCAGACTTTGAAGCCAACGATCATTTGACGGGTCAAACTTTTACAGCCGGTTTTGTCTACGAATCCAAAGTTGGCCTTTTTTCTGAGAGCGATCAACTTTCGGTTGGCTTTGTTTTTAACTCGTCGGATAAACTTTCTGCGGATCGTGAAACCATCATCAGTGCGTCGGCAGGAACAGATACAATCTCCACTTCGAATAGCGTCGTGAAGCTGCCTGAATCCTACGCGCTTGGTTTTGGCTATGTTGTAAATCCGCAACTGCGTTTTGCTCTGGATGCGTCTTTTCAAAAATGGGGCGATTTTACTTATTTCAATGAAGATGTTTCTTACGCAAAAGACGCAAAGCGCATCAGTTTTGGTTCAGAATGGACGCCTTCTCAAAATAAGCGAGCAAGCTGGTTTAAGCGGCAAACCTATCGCGCTGGATTTTATGTGAATCAGTCCTATTTGACTGTTGCTGATGAAGATATTAACGAGATTGGTTTAACGCTTGGAATGGGATTTCCAATTTCGGATGTGTCGTCGGTGGTTGATATTAACATGGAATATGCGATGCGGGGCACAACGGCAAATGGCTTAATAGACGAGCGAATTTTTAAAATCAAAATTTCTTTGAACGCCGGCGAGAAGTGGTTCTTGCAGCCAATTATTGAATAG